TCCGGTCTGGCATGCTCCAGCAAAGAAGTGATACATACCCCGGCGGGTAATATGAGGCGATCGTCAAAACAAAACACTATAGGTATAATATTCATTTCTTTCCTCCTTTGACACGATAAAGTGCTTTTTTTAGATTAATCCAACAGATCACAGGAAACCATATCTCCTTGGACGCGCAAAATCCAAGTATTCTATAATGCAGAGGGAATTTTATGTGCCACACCAAAGTATTAGTTTCGGGATGTATCTCTCGCCAACGTTTGAAATCTGCTATGTCGCTTGACAGCAATAATCTTCGCTTGCCATTGGCAAGAAAATCATTCAGATCTCTTTTACTGATCGAGCTGATTTTCTGATCTTTGATAAACCGGACAATATCATCATTGTTAGCTATTTCCTCATATACCCTTTCCATACGGATATCTCTCGTCATTGCCGTAGGGTTGGATTGAACATAATGATAAAAGCTGTTTGGTTCACGTGCGATCTTACGGCTATAAAATAGTACCTTAAATAGAAAATTTCGGTCCTCGCCCATATTGCAGCCGGGCAAGAATCCTAACTGGTTACCAGTAATAACTGCTCTTAAAAAGAGTTTATTCCATAACATTCCCTGCATTTCTCCTCGAATTAAAGCTTTCATATAATTGTGCTTGTTTTCAGATATGCGCTGCTCATCTAAGTATTGTTTGTCTTTAAAATCCATAAAAAATGGACTCCACACGATATCCGCTTTTGTTTCGACCGCTCTTCCATACAGGTCAAAAAACATATTTTCATCTACCCAGTCATCCGCATCAACCCAACCGACATACAATCCGGTTGCATGTAATAGCCCACTATTTCTTGCGCAGGCAACGCCCAAGGTCTTTTTATGTTGAATGATCTTCACAGCGATATGGTGATTAGAAAATTTACGAATTGTTTCTTCCAGCACCTTCAAACTGCGGTCCGTAGAACAGTCGTTCACAAAAATGAGTTCCAATCCATGTAGGTTTTGCTTCAACAGACTCGCAGCACAACCTTCAAGATGCTCCACGGCATTAAAAAATGGAATAATAACAGAAACCTTGACTTGCATAATTAATTACTTTTAATAAAAGACCATTTTTTAATACTTTCTTTCACAAACTGCTTCTCAATCTGCTCCATGCCCAATAGGTAAAGAAATACAAGCATAAACAGCACGCTCACAACTGATACTGTCAACAGTCGTAACCAGCCCGGAGACATAAATTGATGCACCAAGAAAACACAGGGCAGAAAGGGGATCACAACTACCAAAATCCTCCCTATTATATTATTCAAGTACCTTTTATAGCTCATTTGTATAGCTGGCGCCACAATCCATACACGTATCAATTGTGCAAGTACAGCAAGAGCTAAATGAACCACAAAGACGATTTCCGGCGGATAACCCCATCTCAAAAACAAATACGAGACTGGTAAGATCATCAACAGGGCAATACTTTCCCAAAACTGGAATTTTTTAATCCTTCCAGTAGCATGGATCGCTGTTACCAATGGATTGCTTAGGGTGGAAATTAAGCCTGTCAACAGGGTCAACCGAATAAATGTAATTGTCTGAACAGGAACCGGCCCCAACCATAAATTGAGTACAAATGATGCTTCCAAGTAGAGTGGGACAGAAATAGCCATTAGGAGTAAAAATGAAATTTTCGAGCTACTGCAGATCAGTTTATGCATATAGTTTAGATCTGAGATAACATAGCTTTTGGTAATTTGCGGATTCAAAGAGGTCTGAAAATTACCAGCAAATCCATTAATTGCATTCTGTACCTGAAAGGCAATCGCGCGAGCAGCATTGACGGCCGGACCAAAGTAAAGGTTTAGCAAAACATTTAATCCATGTGTTACCCCCAAAACAGCGAGGTTTCCGCTGACTGTCCAACCAGCAAACACAGACATTTCCCTGAATAACTGCCGATCCCAAACAAGCTTCAGCACATGTGCTTCTTTGAAATTGCGATAACTAACATAACCGTATAGAAAAATAATGACTAAAGATGCTGCACAACTAAAAACCCCATATAGGTATAATTTGTCTGCGCTAAATAATCCTAGTAAAAAGACTACCCCTAAACGAAGTAAAACATCCACAAGAGATATGGTTGCCAAGATTCCCATCCGTTCTTTGGCGATTATTAATGCTCCGAAAGGGACACTAATAATACCAAAAAGAGAAGACAGCACTGAAAGATGATACACCCAGAGTGCAGCAGTCATCCGGTCTGGGGCAATAACCAGTTTATTGCATACAAACCAAAGCCCAATAGTTTCGCTCAATAATAGGATAAGTCCACCTAATAGTAAATGGATGGAGAGACTCACATGAAATGTCTTGACCAATCGTGCAAAATCGCCTGTTCCGATCTCATAAGTCAAAAATCGTTGCGTCACTCCGGCTAAAGATGTGTTCAAGAAAGTAAGCATTATTACGATCCCTGCGACGACATTGTAAATACCAAAATCTGCCACACCGAGTACTTGCAATACGATACGGGATGTATACAAACTGATCATTAATGTAAACAGCATCCTGATGTAAAGGAACATGCTATTTTTTGCTATACGGCTACTTCTTTCCATTCTAACTCAAAAAATTTTGTTTAACCATGATACCCGCTGCTCGTATCTTAATACCCAAAATGCCAGGCTTATCGTTACCAATACTGTAAAGAGAAATCCAACCCATTGCGGCAATTGAAAACTATAGAAAACCGACTGATAGGTAAAGAAGACGAGCATATGCGTAAAATAAATCACTGTGCTTGCTTTACGGATTTTTTTACCATAGGCTTGGCTCAGCCAAGGGAAAGACAATACGAACAACTGAAACACGGCATAGGCGCCCACTAGAATACACAACTCTGATAAAAGCGGGATCTCGAAAAAACCAAGGGCCACGGCCCCTATACTGGTAATAAGAATATTGGTCTTCGACCAGTACCGTCTCGAAAGACCTAAATACAACCCTAGAACCACAAAAGTCAACGCCGTAAAAACACGTACCGAACCAAATGAATTATGCCATATTTTTAACCACATATATCCTTCGGCTTCGACTGCTTTAACAATGATGTCCCACGAGCATGCAACGAAATAACTACCAAACGCATAGACCAGAATAAACTGGGGCGAGATCTGCTTTTTTAAGAAGATCAATAGTACCATAAGTGTGTAAATCAATGCCATCAGATACCATAAGGGCCATGAATAATAATTCTCCCCACGTAGGAATATATTTCTAAAAAACAAGGCAAAAGCTAACAATGGATCAGTATGCTGCTGATAAAACCCATAGATTGTCAAAGGCAAATACAAGATTGTCCAGATGACATATAATTTTGTTATCCTAAAAAGGTAATCGCTGAGGATCGTATAACACTGTCTGTAATCGACAGGAACAGTTATCTTTCGG
The window above is part of the Sphingobacterium sp. ML3W genome. Proteins encoded here:
- a CDS encoding glycosyltransferase is translated as MQVKVSVIIPFFNAVEHLEGCAASLLKQNLHGLELIFVNDCSTDRSLKVLEETIRKFSNHHIAVKIIQHKKTLGVACARNSGLLHATGLYVGWVDADDWVDENMFFDLYGRAVETKADIVWSPFFMDFKDKQYLDEQRISENKHNYMKALIRGEMQGMLWNKLFLRAVITGNQLGFLPGCNMGEDRNFLFKVLFYSRKIAREPNSFYHYVQSNPTAMTRDIRMERVYEEIANNDDIVRFIKDQKISSISKRDLNDFLANGKRRLLLSSDIADFKRWREIHPETNTLVWHIKFPLHYRILGFCASKEIWFPVICWINLKKALYRVKGGKK
- a CDS encoding lipopolysaccharide biosynthesis protein → MERSSRIAKNSMFLYIRMLFTLMISLYTSRIVLQVLGVADFGIYNVVAGIVIMLTFLNTSLAGVTQRFLTYEIGTGDFARLVKTFHVSLSIHLLLGGLILLLSETIGLWFVCNKLVIAPDRMTAALWVYHLSVLSSLFGIISVPFGALIIAKERMGILATISLVDVLLRLGVVFLLGLFSADKLYLYGVFSCAASLVIIFLYGYVSYRNFKEAHVLKLVWDRQLFREMSVFAGWTVSGNLAVLGVTHGLNVLLNLYFGPAVNAARAIAFQVQNAINGFAGNFQTSLNPQITKSYVISDLNYMHKLICSSSKISFLLLMAISVPLYLEASFVLNLWLGPVPVQTITFIRLTLLTGLISTLSNPLVTAIHATGRIKKFQFWESIALLMILPVSYLFLRWGYPPEIVFVVHLALAVLAQLIRVWIVAPAIQMSYKRYLNNIIGRILVVVIPFLPCVFLVHQFMSPGWLRLLTVSVVSVLFMLVFLYLLGMEQIEKQFVKESIKKWSFIKSN
- a CDS encoding acyltransferase family protein, producing the protein MGNANQVNTTGGLDIGKFIMSIVVVAIHTQPLAGKISGISLALYNFFIALAVPFFFVASGYLLSRKITVPVDYRQCYTILSDYLFRITKLYVIWTILYLPLTIYGFYQQHTDPLLAFALFFRNIFLRGENYYSWPLWYLMALIYTLMVLLIFLKKQISPQFILVYAFGSYFVACSWDIIVKAVEAEGYMWLKIWHNSFGSVRVFTALTFVVLGLYLGLSRRYWSKTNILITSIGAVALGFFEIPLLSELCILVGAYAVFQLFVLSFPWLSQAYGKKIRKASTVIYFTHMLVFFTYQSVFYSFQLPQWVGFLFTVLVTISLAFWVLRYEQRVSWLNKIF